One Chitinophagales bacterium genomic window carries:
- the rplT gene encoding 50S ribosomal protein L20: protein MPRSVPAVASRRRRKKIIKQAKGYWGRKKNVYTVAKNQVEKGLTYAYRDRKTKKRSFRSLWITRINAAARLEGLSYSDFMGKLHQANIQLSRKVLADMAMNQPEAFKQIVASVK, encoded by the coding sequence ATGCCCAGGTCAGTTCCAGCAGTTGCCTCGCGCAGGCGCAGAAAGAAAATCATCAAACAGGCCAAAGGTTATTGGGGCCGAAAGAAAAACGTCTATACCGTAGCAAAAAACCAGGTTGAAAAGGGATTGACCTATGCCTATCGCGATCGTAAAACCAAAAAGCGCAGCTTCCGCTCTTTGTGGATAACAAGGATAAACGCTGCAGCCCGGCTTGAAGGGCTTAGTTACTCAGACTTTATGGGCAAACTCCACCAAGCCAATATCCAGCTTAGCCGCAAAGTGCTTGCTGATATGGCAATGAACCAGCCTGAGGCTTTTAAGCAAATCGTAGCAAGCGTAAAATAA
- the rpmI gene encoding 50S ribosomal protein L35, which produces MPKMKTNSSAKKRFKVTGTGKVKRQHAFHNHILSKKTKKRKKRLVKDTLVDKTNEYMVKRLLVRA; this is translated from the coding sequence ATGCCAAAGATGAAGACAAACTCCAGTGCCAAGAAACGTTTCAAGGTGACAGGCACCGGAAAGGTGAAACGGCAACATGCCTTTCACAATCACATCCTGTCAAAAAAAACCAAGAAACGTAAAAAACGCCTGGTAAAAGACACTTTGGTAGATAAGACTAATGAATACATGGTAAAGCGGCTGCTTGTCAGAGCTTAA